The proteins below are encoded in one region of Peptoniphilus sp. GNH:
- a CDS encoding DUF1858 domain-containing protein has product MITKDLLIGQMIHKHPQTARTLMEYGMGCVMCPSSQMETLEEAAMVHGMDLEGLLKALNESVDAE; this is encoded by the coding sequence ATGATTACTAAAGATTTATTGATAGGTCAAATGATACACAAGCACCCTCAAACTGCCAGGACTTTGATGGAGTATGGCATGGGCTGTGTGATGTGTCCGTCTAGCCAAATGGAGACTCTCGAGGAGGCTGCCATGGTACATGGGATGGATCTGGAAGGGCTTTTGAAGGCTCTTAATGAAAGCGTGGATGCTGAATAA
- a CDS encoding LemA family protein: protein MGYLFIIIVILVAFSWFTSTSNRLRRHKIVIKESKRNVDIALAKRYDTISQMLKVAKSFAKHETDTLTETIKLRQEGGITAANMTMKSQNDAIKGIYALAEAYPDLKSSAEFVNLQDEIDDENEKLAAAKRIVNSNISLYNQELVTFPTSIIASINNMKEIDFLTEEDLERKKSIDQFDYDI from the coding sequence ATGGGATATTTATTTATTATCATAGTAATATTAGTCGCTTTCTCTTGGTTTACATCGACATCCAATAGACTAAGAAGACACAAAATAGTCATAAAAGAATCCAAGAGAAACGTAGACATAGCCCTTGCCAAAAGATACGACACCATTTCACAAATGCTAAAAGTCGCCAAATCATTTGCCAAGCACGAGACGGACACCCTGACAGAAACCATAAAACTAAGACAAGAAGGCGGCATCACAGCAGCCAACATGACAATGAAAAGCCAAAACGATGCCATAAAAGGGATTTATGCTCTGGCAGAAGCCTATCCAGACTTGAAATCATCAGCCGAATTTGTAAACCTGCAAGACGAAATAGATGACGAAAACGAAAAATTGGCAGCAGCAAAAAGAATAGTAAACAGCAACATCAGCCTCTACAACCAAGAACTAGTCACCTTCCCCACATCAATCATCGCAAGCATCAACAACATGAAAGAAATAGACTTCCTAACAGAAGAAGACCTAGAAAGAAAAAAATCCATAGACCAATTCGATTACGACATATAA